From Corynebacterium frankenforstense DSM 45800, the proteins below share one genomic window:
- the tkt gene encoding transketolase produces MSLSPELQALTERRYPDDWTDTDTRAVDTARILAADAVEKCGSGHPGTAMSLAPLAYTLYQRVMDHDPSDVHWTGRDRFVLSCGHSSLTQYVQLFLGGFGLELQDLKELRTWGSKTPGHPEYRDTDGVEITTGPLGQGLASAVGMAMASRRERGLFDPEAPEGESPFDHYIYVIASDGDLQEGVTSEASSLAGTQQLGNLIVFYDDNDISIEDDTDIAFNEDVPARYAAYGWQVLDVEGGEDVTAILEAVEEAKKDTSRPSFIRVRTVIGYPAPNKMNTGASHGAALGADEVAAVKKELGFDPEKSFDVDDEVLAHTRELRERGAARHAEWQKKFDAWAEANPERKALFDRLTAGELPEGWDAELPTWEPDEKGIATRKASSAVLQALGKTLPELWGGSADLAGSNNTTIEGSPSFGPKSISTDTWSAEPYGRTLHFGIREHAMGSILNGIALHGPTRPYGGTFLIFSDYMRPAVRLGALMKVNSYYVWTHDSIGLGEDGPTHQPVEILAALRAIPNLAVLRPADANETAAAWRAALAHDGFGPKGLALSRQNLPVLEGTREKAMKGVERGAYVLVEGSKETPDVILMATGSEVQLAVKAAERLESEGTAARVVSVPCMDWFAEQDQAYIDEVLPPEVTARVSVEAGIAMPWYRWLGQRGRAVSLEHYGASAPAAELFERFGFTVDAVHDAARASLDA; encoded by the coding sequence GTGAGCCTTTCTCCTGAACTGCAGGCACTGACGGAGCGTCGGTACCCGGACGACTGGACGGACACCGACACCCGTGCCGTCGACACCGCCCGCATCCTGGCGGCCGACGCCGTCGAGAAGTGCGGGTCGGGCCACCCCGGCACCGCGATGAGCCTCGCTCCGCTCGCCTACACCCTCTACCAGCGGGTCATGGACCACGACCCGTCTGACGTGCACTGGACCGGCCGCGACCGGTTCGTGCTCTCCTGCGGCCACTCCTCGCTGACCCAGTACGTCCAGCTCTTCCTGGGCGGGTTCGGCCTGGAGCTGCAGGACCTCAAGGAGCTGCGCACCTGGGGCTCGAAGACCCCGGGCCACCCCGAGTACCGCGACACCGACGGCGTCGAGATCACCACCGGCCCGCTGGGCCAGGGCCTGGCCTCCGCCGTGGGCATGGCCATGGCCTCGCGCCGCGAGCGCGGCCTGTTCGACCCGGAGGCCCCGGAGGGCGAGTCGCCCTTCGACCACTACATCTACGTCATCGCCTCCGACGGCGACCTCCAGGAGGGTGTCACCTCCGAGGCCAGCTCGCTGGCCGGCACCCAGCAGCTGGGCAACCTCATCGTCTTCTACGACGACAACGACATCTCGATCGAGGACGACACCGACATCGCCTTCAACGAGGACGTGCCGGCCCGCTACGCCGCCTACGGCTGGCAGGTGCTCGACGTCGAGGGTGGCGAGGACGTCACCGCGATCCTCGAGGCCGTCGAGGAGGCCAAGAAGGACACGAGCCGTCCGTCCTTCATCCGCGTGCGCACCGTCATCGGCTACCCGGCCCCGAACAAGATGAACACCGGCGCCTCCCACGGCGCCGCGCTGGGCGCCGACGAGGTCGCCGCCGTCAAGAAGGAGCTCGGCTTCGACCCGGAGAAGAGCTTCGACGTCGACGACGAGGTGCTGGCCCACACCCGCGAGCTGCGCGAGCGCGGCGCGGCCCGCCACGCCGAGTGGCAGAAGAAGTTCGACGCCTGGGCCGAGGCCAACCCGGAGCGCAAGGCGCTGTTCGACCGCCTGACCGCCGGCGAGCTGCCGGAGGGCTGGGACGCCGAGCTGCCGACCTGGGAGCCCGACGAGAAGGGCATCGCCACCCGCAAGGCCTCCTCCGCCGTGCTCCAGGCCCTGGGCAAGACCCTGCCCGAGCTGTGGGGCGGCTCCGCCGACCTGGCCGGCTCGAACAACACCACCATCGAGGGCTCGCCCTCCTTCGGCCCGAAGTCGATCTCCACGGACACCTGGTCCGCCGAGCCCTACGGCCGCACCCTGCACTTCGGCATCCGCGAGCACGCCATGGGCTCGATCCTCAACGGCATCGCCCTGCACGGCCCGACCCGCCCCTACGGCGGCACGTTCCTGATCTTCTCGGACTACATGCGTCCGGCCGTGCGCCTCGGCGCCCTGATGAAGGTCAACTCCTACTACGTGTGGACCCACGACTCCATCGGCCTGGGCGAGGACGGCCCGACCCACCAGCCGGTCGAGATCCTCGCCGCCCTGCGCGCCATCCCGAACCTGGCGGTGCTGCGCCCGGCCGACGCCAACGAGACGGCCGCCGCCTGGCGCGCCGCCCTGGCCCACGACGGCTTCGGCCCGAAGGGCCTGGCGCTGTCGCGCCAGAACCTGCCGGTGCTCGAGGGCACCCGCGAGAAGGCGATGAAGGGCGTCGAGCGCGGCGCCTACGTCCTGGTCGAGGGCTCCAAGGAGACCCCGGACGTGATCCTCATGGCCACCGGCTCCGAGGTCCAGCTGGCCGTCAAGGCCGCCGAGCGCCTCGAGTCCGAGGGCACCGCCGCCCGCGTCGTCTCCGTGCCCTGCATGGACTGGTTCGCCGAGCAGGACCAGGCCTACATCGACGAGGTCCTGCCGCCCGAGGTCACCGCCCGCGTCTCCGTCGAGGCCGGCATCGCGATGCCGTGGTACCGCTGGCTCGGCCAGCGCGGCCGCGCCGTCTCCCTGGAGCACTACGGCGCCTCCGCCCCGGCCGCCGAGCTCTTCGAGCGCTTCGGCTTCACCGTGGACGCCGTCCACGACGCCGCCCGCGCCTCCCTGGACGCCTGA
- a CDS encoding heme o synthase, which translates to MDTIKAYFALTKPRVIELLLVAAIPAMLQAERGENNIVLILLTVVGGWMGAAAANTFNMVADSDIDRKMGRTRARPLVRNTVSDRNAAIFAWALMIISFFWLWLLCGSLLAGVFILLTVFFYIFVYTKFLKRRTHMNIVWGGAAGCMPVVVGWAVIVANAADPSPAKWWQAIVMWLIIFFWTPPHTWSLAMKYREDYKRAQVPMLPVVREPVEVTRQILWYSWATVIVSLLLVPAASWIYAVVAVASGATFLIMATNLHNGVRRGAKVHPLKLFILSNNYLAVLFVGLSVDAVIGWETLGVLAGWSPAWF; encoded by the coding sequence TTGGACACGATCAAGGCCTACTTCGCGCTGACGAAGCCGAGGGTGATCGAGCTGCTGCTCGTGGCCGCGATCCCGGCGATGCTGCAGGCCGAGCGCGGGGAGAACAACATCGTGCTCATCCTGCTGACCGTCGTCGGCGGGTGGATGGGCGCCGCCGCGGCCAACACCTTCAACATGGTCGCGGACTCGGACATCGACCGGAAGATGGGCCGCACGCGCGCCCGCCCGCTGGTGCGCAACACCGTCAGCGACCGCAACGCCGCCATCTTCGCCTGGGCGCTGATGATCATCAGCTTCTTCTGGCTGTGGCTGCTCTGCGGCTCGCTGCTGGCGGGTGTGTTCATCCTGCTGACGGTGTTCTTCTACATCTTCGTCTACACGAAGTTCCTCAAGCGGCGCACCCACATGAACATCGTCTGGGGCGGCGCGGCCGGCTGCATGCCGGTCGTCGTCGGCTGGGCGGTCATCGTCGCCAACGCCGCCGACCCGTCGCCGGCGAAGTGGTGGCAGGCCATCGTCATGTGGCTGATCATCTTCTTCTGGACGCCGCCGCACACCTGGTCGCTGGCCATGAAGTACCGCGAGGACTACAAGCGCGCCCAGGTGCCCATGCTCCCGGTCGTGCGCGAGCCCGTCGAGGTCACCCGCCAGATCCTCTGGTACTCCTGGGCGACCGTGATCGTCTCGCTGCTGCTGGTGCCGGCCGCCTCGTGGATCTACGCCGTGGTCGCCGTCGCCTCCGGCGCGACCTTCCTGATCATGGCCACCAACCTGCACAACGGCGTGCGCCGCGGCGCGAAGGTGCACCCGCTCAAGCTCTTCATCCTGTCGAACAACTACCTGGCGGTGCTCTTCGTCGGCCTGTCCGTCGACGCCGTCATCGGCTGGGAGACCCTCGGCGTGCTCGCCGGTTGGTCGCCCGCCTGGTTCTAG
- a CDS encoding quinone oxidoreductase family protein has protein sequence MKAIQVTRHGGPEVMEYTDVPDPVPGPGQVLVAVDVAGINYIDTYYREGLYHSAPPFVPGSEGTGRVVEDPAGQIAPGTVVAWCSAPGSYAEKVVVDADRLVAVPQDIPQHVAATMLLQGMTAHYLVNGVYPLAAGDSCLITAGAGGVGLLATQLAAHRGVRVFSVVSTKEKEELAYEAGATEVFTYSENLAETVRRRNGGRGVDVVYDGVGRDTFGESLEAVRPRGTVCLFGAASGPVEPFDPQLLNTHGSIFLTRPSLGAYTADADEFRMRAQAITQAIVDGTLNVRVGGVYPLADAARAHRDLQERRTTGSLVLEVTESE, from the coding sequence ATGAAGGCAATCCAGGTCACCCGCCACGGCGGTCCCGAGGTGATGGAGTACACCGACGTCCCCGACCCCGTCCCCGGGCCGGGACAGGTCCTCGTCGCCGTCGACGTCGCCGGGATCAACTACATCGACACCTACTACCGCGAGGGGCTCTACCACTCCGCCCCGCCCTTCGTGCCCGGTTCCGAGGGCACCGGGCGGGTCGTCGAGGACCCGGCCGGCCAGATCGCCCCGGGCACCGTCGTCGCCTGGTGCTCGGCGCCCGGCTCCTACGCGGAGAAGGTCGTCGTCGACGCCGACCGGCTGGTCGCCGTGCCGCAGGACATCCCGCAGCACGTGGCCGCGACCATGCTGCTGCAGGGCATGACCGCCCACTACCTGGTCAACGGCGTCTACCCGCTGGCCGCCGGCGACTCCTGCCTGATCACCGCCGGCGCCGGCGGCGTGGGGCTGCTGGCCACCCAGCTGGCCGCCCACCGCGGCGTGCGCGTCTTCTCCGTGGTCTCCACGAAGGAGAAGGAGGAGCTGGCCTACGAGGCCGGGGCCACCGAGGTGTTCACCTACTCCGAGAACCTCGCCGAGACCGTGCGCCGGCGCAACGGCGGGCGCGGCGTGGACGTCGTCTACGACGGCGTGGGCCGCGACACCTTCGGCGAGTCGCTCGAGGCCGTGCGCCCGCGCGGGACCGTCTGCCTCTTCGGCGCGGCCTCCGGGCCCGTCGAGCCCTTCGACCCGCAGCTGCTCAACACCCACGGCTCCATCTTCCTGACCCGCCCCTCGCTCGGCGCCTACACCGCCGACGCCGACGAGTTCCGCATGCGCGCCCAGGCGATCACGCAGGCGATCGTCGACGGCACCCTGAACGTGCGCGTGGGCGGGGTGTACCCGCTCGCCGACGCCGCGCGGGCCCACCGGGACCTGCAGGAGCGGCGGACCACGGGCTCGCTCGTGCTCGAGGTCACCGAGAGCGAGTGA
- a CDS encoding COX15/CtaA family protein, translating into MILLIAQGGITVTGATVRVTGSGLGCETWPNCHEGSLVPVAGAAPAVHQAIEFGNRLLTFVLLAVAVAVLVAVIRARRRNGLVTLAIISLAGIFVQAVIGGISVWLDLKWWAVALHFLPSMILVWVAAVLYTRLAEPDDGVRQRTFSPAARVCALIAACALAVVLTTGTMVTGAGVHSGDADAGMDGRLDVDIDLMAHIHAWTMYAYLAFTLITVWLLYRSRADRPAIRTGWVLVGCIVVQAAIGIAQYRMGVPRWTVPIHIGMSSVVTAFTAFLWAHGVVRFRDSARVPAEDLGR; encoded by the coding sequence ATGATCCTGCTGATCGCCCAGGGCGGCATCACCGTCACCGGCGCGACCGTGCGCGTGACCGGCTCCGGCCTCGGCTGTGAGACCTGGCCGAACTGCCACGAGGGCTCGCTGGTGCCCGTCGCCGGCGCCGCCCCGGCCGTCCACCAGGCCATCGAGTTCGGCAACCGGCTGCTGACCTTCGTGCTCCTGGCCGTGGCCGTCGCGGTGCTCGTCGCCGTCATCCGCGCCCGCCGCCGCAACGGCCTGGTCACCCTGGCGATCATCTCGCTGGCCGGCATCTTCGTGCAGGCCGTCATCGGCGGCATCTCCGTGTGGCTGGACCTGAAGTGGTGGGCCGTCGCCCTGCACTTCCTGCCCTCGATGATCCTCGTGTGGGTCGCCGCCGTGCTCTACACCCGCCTCGCCGAGCCGGACGACGGCGTGCGCCAGCGCACCTTCTCCCCCGCCGCGCGGGTCTGCGCGCTCATCGCCGCCTGCGCCCTGGCCGTCGTGCTGACCACCGGCACCATGGTCACCGGCGCGGGCGTGCACTCCGGTGACGCCGACGCCGGCATGGACGGGCGCCTCGACGTCGACATCGACCTGATGGCCCACATCCACGCCTGGACCATGTACGCCTACCTCGCGTTCACCCTGATCACCGTCTGGCTGCTCTACCGCTCGCGCGCCGACCGCCCGGCGATCCGCACCGGCTGGGTGCTCGTCGGCTGCATCGTCGTGCAGGCCGCGATCGGCATCGCCCAGTACCGCATGGGCGTGCCCCGCTGGACCGTGCCGATCCACATCGGCATGAGCTCCGTGGTCACGGCCTTCACCGCCTTCCTCTGGGCGCACGGCGTCGTCCGCTTCCGCGACTCCGCCCGCGTGCCCGCCGAGGACCTGGGGCGCTGA
- a CDS encoding ABC transporter permease, whose translation MTTTDNRATDVAHLPAGTFTPAPGRAGVVKMVLAQGRIESLLFLRHGEQQLLSLVIPVAMLLGLAFLPLEWPMAGDGDPLDRFFPVALAVAATSSGFTGQAISLAFDRRYGALKRTGASGVPAWTIIAGKAVAVAATALVQTLLLGAIALALGWRTDVTGALLGLVTIVIGAAAFTAMGLLMGGTLSSELVLGLANLIWVALIGVTGFVLYVQGLDAASWWDVVPSVAMASGLTVAFSGGVPWIQWLVLLAWTAAASAASTRWFRFAG comes from the coding sequence ATGACCACCACCGACAACCGTGCGACCGACGTCGCCCACCTGCCCGCCGGGACGTTCACGCCCGCGCCCGGGCGCGCGGGCGTCGTCAAGATGGTGCTGGCCCAGGGCCGCATCGAGTCCCTGCTCTTCCTGCGCCACGGCGAGCAGCAGCTGCTCAGCCTCGTCATCCCCGTGGCGATGCTGCTGGGCCTGGCCTTCCTGCCGCTGGAGTGGCCCATGGCCGGCGACGGAGACCCGCTCGACCGGTTCTTCCCCGTCGCGCTGGCCGTCGCGGCGACCTCCTCGGGCTTCACCGGGCAGGCCATCTCGCTGGCCTTCGACCGCCGCTACGGGGCGCTGAAGCGCACGGGCGCCTCCGGGGTGCCCGCGTGGACCATCATCGCCGGCAAGGCCGTCGCCGTGGCGGCCACCGCCCTCGTCCAGACGCTCCTGCTCGGCGCCATCGCGCTCGCGCTCGGCTGGCGCACCGACGTCACCGGCGCACTGCTCGGCCTGGTCACCATCGTCATCGGCGCGGCGGCCTTCACCGCCATGGGACTGCTGATGGGCGGCACGCTCAGCTCCGAGCTCGTCCTCGGACTGGCCAACCTCATCTGGGTCGCGCTGATCGGTGTGACCGGCTTCGTGCTCTACGTCCAGGGTCTCGACGCCGCGTCCTGGTGGGACGTGGTGCCCTCGGTGGCCATGGCCAGCGGGCTGACCGTGGCGTTCTCGGGCGGGGTCCCCTGGATCCAGTGGCTGGTCCTGCTCGCCTGGACGGCCGCCGCGTCGGCCGCCTCCACCCGCTGGTTCCGGTTTGCGGGATAA
- a CDS encoding ABC transporter ATP-binding protein — MSLNPSSDPGLVLDGVVKRYGANTAVDGFSMTAGRGEITALLGPNGAGKTTTIEICEGFHAPDAGSVRVLGLDPAREPERVRGRIGIMLQGGGAYSGIRVRELLRLTASYNRDPLDPDWLLGLLGLERVAKTTYRRLSGGQQQRLSLALAVIGRPELVFLDEPTAGLDAQSRLAVWDLVRALRRDGVTVLLTTHLMDEAESLADQVVVIDHGRRVAAGTPAELTAGQDGTRQDVALSVDGDLDAHLLAVAAGVPEAAVSRVRPRDWRVTLDPAGPTQVARLVTAVAEQGVLVRGLEVAHRSLEDVFLDLTGRSLRR, encoded by the coding sequence GTGAGTCTCAATCCTTCGAGTGACCCCGGGCTCGTACTCGACGGGGTGGTCAAGCGCTACGGCGCGAACACCGCCGTCGACGGCTTCTCCATGACCGCCGGGCGCGGGGAGATCACCGCGCTGCTCGGCCCCAACGGCGCGGGCAAGACGACGACCATCGAGATCTGCGAGGGCTTCCACGCCCCGGACGCGGGCTCGGTGCGCGTGCTCGGCCTCGACCCCGCCCGCGAGCCGGAGCGGGTCCGCGGGCGCATCGGCATCATGCTCCAGGGCGGGGGCGCCTACTCGGGCATCCGGGTGCGCGAGCTGCTGCGGCTGACCGCCTCCTACAACCGCGATCCCCTGGACCCCGACTGGCTGCTCGGCCTGCTGGGCCTCGAGCGGGTGGCCAAGACGACCTACCGCCGCCTCTCCGGCGGCCAGCAGCAGCGCCTCTCGCTGGCGCTGGCCGTCATCGGCCGGCCCGAGCTGGTCTTCCTCGACGAGCCGACCGCCGGCCTGGACGCCCAGTCCCGCCTGGCCGTCTGGGACCTCGTGCGCGCGCTGCGCCGCGACGGTGTGACCGTGCTGCTGACCACCCACCTGATGGACGAGGCCGAGAGCCTGGCCGACCAGGTCGTCGTCATCGACCACGGCCGGCGGGTGGCCGCCGGCACACCCGCCGAGCTCACCGCGGGGCAGGACGGCACCCGCCAGGACGTCGCCCTGAGCGTCGACGGCGACCTCGACGCGCACCTGCTCGCCGTCGCCGCCGGCGTACCCGAGGCGGCCGTCAGCCGGGTGCGCCCGCGGGACTGGCGGGTCACCCTCGACCCGGCCGGGCCGACCCAGGTCGCCCGGCTGGTCACGGCCGTGGCCGAACAGGGCGTGCTGGTGCGTGGGCTCGAGGTCGCCCACCGCAGCCTGGAGGACGTCTTCCTCGACCTCACCGGAAGGAGCCTGCGGCGATGA
- the mptB gene encoding polyprenol phosphomannose-dependent alpha 1,6 mannosyltransferase MptB, with protein MRGERWVLWRALVNDLPRIGSAGSRSARLHSSALVTAVAGSDLASEHTFGGLRPKEMLSFAVVRWVGTVGALLMGFGALGAGALPVVDNPYRAFPGGTLLAQLLQASSVIVLLGVALLVLAWVCMSRYVGADLGGVFGRPAHGRVSPGMLWRTAAAWVAPLILTAPLFTQDIYSYLANGAIVRMGLDPYSAGPVDLLGTEHHLARSVPFIWAHSPSPYGPVALGLAAAVSRVTGDSVILGVLAHRLLGVLALAAAAWAVTRLARRCGISASTALWLGLLNPLTLLHLVGGIHNESVMLGFVLVGMEIGLRGVDRVASRAGTAEHWRGLGLFALSGALISCGGMVKVVGFFGLGFTGMALARALAGRPSTDESGSGEIDDAAPGARARPGVRPAVLAVAMAAALQVVILVATAAVVSVITGIGLGWVTGQGGAATIRSWMSVTTDVGVIAGFVGMLLDLGDHTDAMLSVTRAVGVLVSVGFSLRMLLATYRGTIHPVGGLGVSFFVLVIFFPVVHPWYVLWAVVPLAAWANRRFFRWAVVLYSAAFSFFVLPRGLALPPGTVLTIYVATVVTTLVVVALGWWALRKARFVGLD; from the coding sequence GTGCGAGGCGAGCGATGGGTGCTCTGGCGGGCACTCGTGAATGACCTGCCCCGGATCGGATCCGCGGGCAGCCGCTCGGCGCGCCTGCACTCCTCCGCGCTCGTCACCGCGGTGGCCGGCTCCGACCTCGCCTCGGAGCACACCTTCGGCGGCCTGCGCCCGAAGGAGATGCTCTCCTTCGCCGTCGTGCGCTGGGTCGGCACCGTGGGTGCGCTGCTCATGGGCTTCGGCGCGCTCGGCGCAGGCGCCCTGCCGGTCGTCGACAACCCCTACCGCGCCTTCCCCGGCGGCACGCTGCTCGCCCAGCTGCTCCAGGCCTCCTCCGTCATCGTCCTGCTGGGCGTGGCGCTGCTGGTCCTGGCCTGGGTGTGCATGAGCCGCTACGTCGGCGCGGACCTCGGCGGCGTCTTCGGCCGCCCGGCCCACGGGCGCGTGAGCCCGGGCATGCTCTGGCGCACCGCGGCGGCCTGGGTGGCCCCGCTGATCCTCACCGCCCCGCTGTTCACCCAGGACATCTACTCCTACCTGGCCAACGGTGCGATCGTGAGGATGGGCCTCGACCCCTACTCGGCCGGTCCGGTGGACCTGCTGGGCACCGAGCACCATCTGGCCCGCTCCGTGCCCTTCATCTGGGCGCACTCCCCCTCCCCCTACGGTCCGGTGGCCCTGGGCCTGGCCGCGGCCGTCAGCCGCGTGACCGGCGACTCGGTGATCCTCGGCGTGCTGGCCCACCGGCTCCTCGGCGTGCTCGCGTTGGCCGCGGCCGCCTGGGCCGTCACACGCCTGGCGCGGCGCTGCGGCATCTCCGCGTCGACCGCGCTGTGGCTGGGCCTGCTCAACCCGCTCACCCTGCTGCACCTGGTCGGCGGCATCCACAACGAGTCGGTCATGCTCGGCTTCGTCCTCGTCGGCATGGAGATCGGCCTGCGCGGCGTCGACCGCGTCGCCTCCCGGGCCGGCACCGCCGAGCACTGGCGGGGCCTGGGCCTCTTCGCGCTCTCCGGCGCGCTGATCTCGTGCGGCGGCATGGTCAAGGTCGTCGGCTTCTTCGGCCTCGGCTTCACCGGCATGGCCCTGGCGCGCGCCCTGGCCGGGCGCCCCAGCACCGACGAGTCAGGTTCCGGGGAGATTGACGACGCCGCGCCCGGCGCCCGGGCGCGTCCGGGCGTGCGCCCGGCGGTGCTCGCCGTGGCGATGGCCGCGGCGCTCCAGGTGGTCATCCTCGTGGCCACCGCCGCGGTGGTCTCCGTGATCACGGGCATCGGCCTGGGCTGGGTGACGGGCCAGGGCGGCGCGGCGACCATCCGCAGCTGGATGTCGGTCACCACCGACGTCGGCGTGATCGCCGGCTTCGTCGGCATGCTGCTCGACCTCGGCGACCACACCGACGCGATGCTCTCGGTGACCCGCGCCGTCGGTGTGCTCGTCTCCGTCGGCTTCTCGCTGCGCATGCTGCTGGCGACCTACCGCGGCACGATCCACCCGGTCGGCGGGCTCGGGGTGTCCTTCTTCGTGCTCGTCATCTTCTTCCCCGTCGTGCACCCCTGGTACGTGCTGTGGGCCGTGGTCCCCCTGGCCGCCTGGGCCAACCGCCGCTTCTTCCGCTGGGCGGTCGTGCTCTACTCCGCGGCCTTCAGCTTCTTCGTCCTGCCGCGCGGGCTGGCGCTGCCGCCGGGCACGGTACTGACCATCTACGTGGCCACGGTGGTGACCACGCTCGTGGTCGTCGCGCTGGGCTGGTGGGCGTTGAGGAAGGCGCGCTTCGTTGGCCTAGACTAG
- a CDS encoding helix-turn-helix transcriptional regulator: MSEVKTPHDHAKAPEGETRHRIMRALLKHAPVTAAEMAEHLGMSAAGVRRHLDILHEEGLIEAVRRNPPRGVTRRRGRPARSFRLTDRGREGFGHDYDTLTTLALEALREVGGEEAVRDLARRRIEEILAEIPAADEDDPESVEETVRAVARAFDENGYAATVTAAGGGVQICQHHCPVSHVAEKFPELCAAEHEAIARRAGLHVQPLASIAHGNDVCTTNIPLSTINTPEERRGS; this comes from the coding sequence ATGTCCGAGGTGAAGACACCCCACGACCACGCGAAAGCGCCCGAGGGGGAGACCCGCCACCGGATCATGCGCGCACTCCTCAAGCACGCCCCGGTGACCGCGGCGGAGATGGCCGAGCATCTCGGCATGTCCGCGGCGGGGGTGCGACGCCACTTAGACATCCTCCACGAGGAGGGGCTCATCGAGGCCGTCCGACGCAATCCCCCGCGCGGTGTCACGCGCCGCCGGGGCCGGCCCGCCCGCAGCTTCCGGCTGACGGACCGCGGCCGCGAGGGCTTCGGGCACGACTACGACACGCTGACCACGCTCGCCCTCGAGGCGCTGCGCGAGGTCGGCGGGGAGGAAGCCGTGCGGGACCTGGCCCGGCGCAGGATCGAGGAGATCCTCGCCGAGATCCCGGCGGCCGACGAAGACGACCCCGAGTCCGTGGAGGAGACGGTCCGCGCCGTGGCGCGGGCCTTCGACGAGAACGGATACGCTGCAACAGTCACCGCCGCCGGCGGGGGTGTGCAGATATGCCAACACCACTGCCCGGTTTCCCACGTGGCAGAGAAGTTCCCGGAACTGTGCGCCGCCGAGCACGAGGCGATCGCGAGACGCGCGGGGCTGCACGTGCAGCCCCTGGCCTCCATCGCCCACGGCAACGACGTGTGCACCACGAACATTCCGCTGTCCACCATCAACACTCCTGAGGAAAGGAGAGGCTCATGA
- the sufB gene encoding Fe-S cluster assembly protein SufB has protein sequence MTQATQNPNVDKPRSDDEIIEEMDVKYSYGWHDSDAAGASARRGLDESVVRDISRMKNEPEWMLEQRLKAYRTFEKKPIPTWGPDLSGIEFDKIKYFVRSTETQATSWDDLPSDIKNTYDKLGIPEAEKQRLVAGVAAQYESEVVYHQIREDLERQGVIFVDTDTAVRDYPELVQEYFGTVVPAGDNKFSALNAAVWSGGSFIYVPKGVHVDIPLQAYFRINTENMGQFERTLIIVDEDAYVHYVEGCTAPIYKSDSLHAAVVEIIVKKGARCRYTTIQNWSTNVYNLVTQRARAEEGATMEWIDGNIGSKTNMKYPAVWMTGPYARGEVLSAQFSGEGQFQDTGAKMVHMAPHTSSNVVSKSVSRNGGRSAYRGLIEIHSNAHHSTANVECDALLVDNISRTDTYPYNDIRNDHVTLGHEATVSQVSVDQLFYLMSRGLSEEEAMGMIVRGFVEPIAKELPMEYALELNRLIELQMEGSVG, from the coding sequence ATGACCCAAGCGACGCAGAACCCGAACGTCGACAAGCCGCGGTCCGATGACGAGATCATCGAGGAGATGGACGTCAAGTACAGCTACGGCTGGCACGACTCCGACGCCGCCGGCGCCAGCGCGCGCCGTGGCCTCGACGAGAGCGTGGTCCGGGACATCTCCCGGATGAAGAACGAGCCCGAGTGGATGCTCGAGCAGCGCCTCAAGGCCTACCGGACGTTCGAGAAGAAGCCCATCCCGACCTGGGGCCCCGACCTGTCGGGCATCGAGTTCGACAAGATCAAGTACTTCGTGCGTTCGACGGAGACGCAGGCGACCTCCTGGGACGACCTGCCCTCCGACATCAAGAACACCTACGACAAGCTGGGTATCCCCGAGGCCGAGAAGCAGCGCCTCGTCGCCGGCGTCGCCGCCCAGTACGAGTCCGAGGTCGTCTACCACCAGATCCGCGAGGACCTGGAGCGTCAGGGCGTCATCTTCGTCGACACCGACACCGCCGTGCGCGACTACCCGGAGCTCGTCCAGGAGTACTTCGGCACCGTCGTGCCCGCCGGCGACAACAAGTTCTCCGCGCTCAACGCCGCGGTCTGGTCCGGCGGCTCGTTCATCTACGTGCCCAAGGGCGTGCACGTCGACATCCCGCTGCAGGCCTACTTCCGCATCAACACGGAGAACATGGGCCAGTTCGAGCGCACGCTGATCATCGTCGACGAGGACGCCTACGTCCACTACGTCGAGGGCTGCACCGCGCCGATCTACAAGTCGGACTCGCTGCACGCCGCCGTCGTCGAGATCATCGTCAAGAAGGGCGCGCGCTGCCGCTACACCACCATCCAGAACTGGTCGACCAACGTCTACAACCTGGTCACCCAGCGCGCCCGCGCCGAGGAGGGCGCGACGATGGAGTGGATCGACGGCAACATCGGCTCCAAGACCAACATGAAGTACCCGGCCGTCTGGATGACCGGCCCCTACGCCCGCGGTGAGGTGCTCTCCGCACAGTTCTCCGGCGAGGGCCAGTTCCAGGACACCGGCGCGAAGATGGTCCACATGGCGCCGCACACCTCCTCGAACGTCGTCTCCAAGTCCGTCTCCCGCAACGGCGGGCGCTCCGCCTACCGCGGCCTGATCGAGATCCACTCCAACGCCCACCACTCGACCGCCAACGTCGAGTGCGACGCGCTGCTGGTGGACAACATCTCGCGCACGGACACCTACCCCTACAACGACATCCGCAACGACCACGTCACCCTCGGCCACGAGGCGACCGTGTCGCAGGTCTCGGTGGACCAGCTGTTCTACCTGATGAGCCGCGGACTGTCCGAGGAGGAGGCCATGGGCATGATCGTGCGCGGCTTCGTGGAGCCGATCGCCAAGGAGCTGCCCATGGAGTACGCACTCGAGCTCAACCGCCTGATTGAACTGCAGATGGAAGGATCGGTGGGTTAG